One Firmicutes bacterium CAG:345 genomic region harbors:
- a CDS encoding 50S ribosomal protein L1 (product inferred by homology to UniProt) yields MSKKYEAALALIEKGKTYSVAEAVELVKKTNTVKFDGSVSISFNLGIDARQADQQLRGTLVLPHGNGKTKKILAITSSKVAEATEAGADYVGGKELLQKIQSENWFDFDVIVATPEMMGELGRMGKILGPKGLMPNPKTGTVTPNIGAAVKEIKNGKIEYRTDKEGNMHIMLGKVSFSNEDLAENVQTVIDTVIRVKPAAQKGTYIKKAVLHSVMGPAIHLAI; encoded by the coding sequence ATGAGTAAAAAATATGAAGCAGCCCTCGCATTAATCGAAAAGGGCAAAACATATAGCGTTGCAGAAGCTGTAGAACTTGTTAAAAAAACAAATACTGTTAAATTTGATGGCAGTGTATCAATTTCTTTCAATCTTGGTATTGATGCTCGCCAAGCTGACCAACAACTTCGTGGAACATTGGTTTTACCTCACGGAAACGGAAAGACTAAGAAAATTTTAGCTATCACTTCTTCTAAAGTAGCTGAAGCTACAGAAGCTGGTGCCGATTATGTTGGTGGAAAAGAATTATTACAAAAAATTCAAAGTGAAAACTGGTTTGACTTTGATGTAATCGTTGCAACTCCAGAAATGATGGGGGAACTCGGACGTATGGGTAAAATTTTAGGTCCTAAAGGATTAATGCCTAACCCAAAAACTGGTACAGTTACTCCAAATATTGGCGCTGCTGTTAAAGAAATTAAGAATGGTAAAATTGAATATCGTACTGATAAAGAAGGAAATATGCACATCATGTTAGGCAAAGTTTCTTTCTCTAATGAAGATTTAGCTGAAAACGTTCAAACTGTTATTGATACAGTTATTCGTGTTAAACCAGCTGCTCAAAAAGGTACATACATTAAAAAAGCTGTTCTCCATTCTGTTATGGGACCAGCAATACATTTAGCAATCTAA
- a CDS encoding 50S ribosomal protein L11 (product inferred by homology to UniProt) — protein sequence MAKKITRTMKIMAMGGAASPAKLGQKLGPYGIGAKFCQDFNAKTGDRRDELVPCVLTIYEDKTFEIVLKTSPVTYLLKKATGIEKGSSGKTAVAHISKDEVKKIAEYKLPDLNVDSLDAAIRSVEGTAKSMGIIVD from the coding sequence GTGGCAAAAAAAATTACCAGAACCATGAAAATCATGGCTATGGGCGGTGCTGCAAGTCCCGCCAAATTGGGCCAAAAACTTGGTCCTTACGGTATTGGTGCTAAATTCTGTCAAGATTTTAACGCTAAGACTGGAGATCGCAGAGATGAACTTGTTCCTTGCGTTCTCACAATTTATGAAGATAAGACATTTGAAATTGTTCTTAAAACTTCTCCAGTAACTTATCTTTTAAAGAAAGCTACTGGCATTGAAAAGGGCTCTAGCGGTAAAACTGCTGTTGCTCATATCAGCAAAGATGAAGTCAAAAAAATTGCTGAATACAAATTACCAGATTTAAACGTAGATTCTTTAGATGCTGCTATTCGTAGTGTTGAAGGTACTGCTAAATCTATGGGTATCATTGTTGATTAA